From the Microplitis mediator isolate UGA2020A chromosome 6, iyMicMedi2.1, whole genome shotgun sequence genome, one window contains:
- the LOC130670433 gene encoding uncharacterized protein LOC130670433 — protein sequence MGDEEKKKGLPKDQEHSEVPEGTPRDQHLFPVINVVENQGLSDSSATETGIHGEGDQSKQKIKRSPRKSTISPALELKVISQHSRLRVFSDWEALADTLTVADGLAQLKSRLELLEGEWHQFNLTHDSLALTCTKEFLESSYVKDGVYELVYRSYINAKGKLIALINSIPVPAAVPAVVHSTRAPTHLPALAIPKFDGRYENWPEFRDSFTSMVINAQELAPVQRLQYLKSCLQGQAALSLASVQMCDDQFVPAWNQLKERYNNPRLLIGAQLDKLLNMHVLTSRSSEQLNYLLNTVSEVINALNALGVQWNSDMNPLLTQLIISKLDSHNRKLWENKMGASTKYPSLKDLNDFLVSRARAQERVEQASKPPRSSGKPASYSAAAVSKLHSSETKAPATNSSTALKKPPKKVFPPAQYPCDLCKGDHFIVRCTQFLGLTKTQRTQVVVEKRLCENCFGHHLPDACNSQFTCRVCEQKHHTMIHPGLNSTQKPSSSTARSTQ from the coding sequence ATGGGGGATGAAGAGAAGAAGAAGGGTCTTCCAAAGGACCAGGAGCACTCAGAGGTTCCTGAAGGTACCCCCAGGGACCAACACCTCTTTCCAGTAATCAACGTGGTCGAAAATCAAGGCCTCAGCGACTCAAGCGCCACCGAGACTGGGATCCACGGCGAAGGAGACCAGTCTAAGCAGAAAATTAAGCGCTCTCCCAGGAAATCGACGATTTCCCCAGCACTCGAGCTGAAAGTCATCAGCCAGCACTCACGCCTCAGAGTCTTCTCAGACTGGGAAGCTCTGGCGGATACACTCACCGTCGCCGACGGCTTAGCTCAACTCAAGTCTCGACTTGAGTTACTCGAGGGTGAATGGCACCAATTCAACCTCACTCACGACTCACTAGCACTCACCTGCACCAAGGAATTCTTGGAGAGCTCATACGTCAAGGACGGAGTATACGAGCTGGTGTACCGGTCGTATATCAACGCCAAGGGCAAACTAATCGCACTCATCAACTCAATTCCAGTACCAGCTGCTGTTCCAGCTGTAGTGCACTCAACCCGGGCTCCAACGCATCTGCCAGCACTCGCAATTCCCAAGTTCGATGGGCGTTACGAGAACTGGCCTGAATTCAGGGACTCATTCACCTCAATGGTGATTAATGCTCAAGAACTTGCTCCAGTTCAACGTCTTCAGTACCTGAAGAGCTGTCTGCAAGGACAAGCCGCACTCAGCCTCGCCAGTGTACAAATGTGCGATGACCAATTTGTACCTGCGTGGAATCAGCTAAAGGAAAGGTACAACAACCCTCGCCTACTCATCGGTGCTCAACTGGACAAGCTCCTTAATATGCATGTGCTCACTTCACGCTCATCTGAGCAGCTCAATTACCTTCTGAACACCGTTTCAGAGGTAATCAACGCACTCAACGCACTCGGGGTACAATGGAACTCAGATATGAATCCGCTGCTTACGCAGTTGATCATATCTAAACTGGACTCACACAACCGGAAGCTCTGGGAAAACAAAATGGGTGCTTCCACTAAATACCCATCACTCAAAGATCTCAATGACTTTTTAGTCAGTCGTGCTCGTGCTCAAGAACGGGTGGAACAGGCATCAAAACCACCACGTTCATCTGGCAAACCAGCGTCATactctgctgctgctgtttcCAAGTTGCACTCATCGGAAACTAAAGCTCCAGCCACGAACTCATCTACTGCACTCAAGAAGCCTCCCAAGAAGGTATTCCCCCCTGCACAATATCCTTGTGATTTGTGTAAAGGAGATCACTTCATTGTGAGATGCACTCAATTCTTGGGACTCACAAAGACTCAACGCACTCAAGTCGTTGTGGAGAAGCGACTTTGTGAAAATTGTTTTGGCCATCATCTACCGGATGCGTGCAATTCACAATTCACCTGCAGGGTGTGTGAACAAAAACATCACACCATGATACACCCGGGACTCAACAGCACTCAAAAACCATCTAGCTCGACCGCTAGAAGCACTCAATAA